One stretch of Arachis hypogaea cultivar Tifrunner chromosome 20, arahy.Tifrunner.gnm2.J5K5, whole genome shotgun sequence DNA includes these proteins:
- the LOC140183072 gene encoding uncharacterized protein, with amino-acid sequence MQPTVEEPNRDAKRFYDLLDSVSKPLWENGIHSQLSLASRMLSIKSEGNQSQGSFDQWATLFREMQITPNEIPANYYEAKKIVSQLGFKEVKIDCCVNGCMIYYKEVQDLRQCKSFGEQRFKPRKGKNKEVPYKRMYYLPLIPRLQRLYASMSTAPHMLWHHQNRRNDDVMTHPSHGEAWKHFDTKHPHFASEPRNVRLGICSDRFSPNVHFSTPYSCWPVIVTPYNLPPHMCMKNHFLFLTCIILRKENPKAKIDVYLQPLIDELKELWDEGVLTYDIHSKRNFQLKAALMWTINDFPTYGMLSGWSTGGRLACPKNVEEDEEPPIRLSGEQVWERVRHYPKIVDTGGQKNVFDNIMNTVMDSERTKDNEKARLDMAVLCKQPYLNLVQVREGHWAKPKGNYVLTLQQRKNVCKWVQELKMPDGYVLNLQSCVDVNGGKLFGMKTHDCHVFMECLLLLAFKKLPDHVWKPLTEISQYFRDLCSSTLRVSDLVQMEANIPIILCKLERIFPPAFFDIMEHLPIHLAYEARVCGPAQYR; translated from the exons ATGCAACCAACAGTGGAGGAACCAAATCGAGATGCTAAGAGATTTTATGACCTCTTAGATTCAGTTAGTAAACCCTTGTGGGAAAATGGTATCCATTCACAATTGTCACTTGCTAGTAGGATGCTGAGTATAAAATCAGAGGGAAACCAATCCCAAGGATCTTTTGATCAGTGGGCAACTTTGTTTAGAGAAATGCAAATAACTCCAAATGAAATTCCTGCTAATTACTATGAAGCTAAGAAAATTGTTTCCCAGCTTGGGTTTAAGGAGGTTAAGATAGATTGTTGTGTCAATGGTTGTATGATATATTACAAAGAGGTCCAAGATCTTAGACAATGTAAATCTTTTGGGGAGCAGAGATTTAAGCCTAGGAAGGGAAAAAATAAAGAGGTGCCATATAAAAGAATGTATTATTTGCCATTGATTCCAAGGCTACAAAGATTATATGCATCAATGAGTACTGCCCCTCATATGTTGTGGCATCACCAAAATCGCAGAAACGACGACGTGATGACACATCCTTCCCATGGTGAAGCATGGAAACATTTTGATACCAAGCATCCTCATTTTGCAAGCGAACCGCGTAATGTTAGACTTGGAATTTGTTCTGATAGGTTTTCTCCTAATGTTCATTTTAGCACACCGTACTCTTGTTGGCCTGTTATAGTTACCCCTTATAACCTTCCACCTCATATGTGTATGAAAAACCACTTTTTGTTCCTAACGTGCATCATACTcagaaaagaaaatcccaaagcaAAAATTGATGTTTATCTTCAACCATTGATAGATGAACTTAAAGAGTTATGGGATGAAGGCGTCCTAACATACGATATTCATAGCAAGAGGAATTTTCAGTTAAAGGCTGCATTAATGTGGACAATTAATGATTTTCCTACTTATGGAATGTTGTCTGGTTGGAGTACGGGGGGAAGATTAGCATGTCCA AAAAATGTTGAGGAGGATGAAGAACCTCCTATTAGGCTTAGTGGCGAACAGGTCTGGGAAAGAGTTAGACACTATCCTAAAATAGTTGACACAGGAGGACAA AAGAATGTTTTTGATAACATAATGAATACCGTTATGGATTCTGAAAGAACAAAAGACAATGAAAAGGCAAGGTTAGACATGGCTGTGCTTTGTAAGCAACCATATTTGAATTTGGTGCAGGTACGCGAAGGTCATTGGGCAAAGCCTAAGGGCAACTATGTCTTGACACTCCAACAACGAAAAAATGTTTGTAAATGGGTACAAGAGTTGAAAATGCCAGATGGATATGTTTTAAATTTACAAAGTTGTGTCGATGTCAATGGAGGCAAATTGTTTGGGATGAAAACTCATGATTGTCATGTATTTATGGAGTGTTTACTTCTGTTAGCCTTCAAAAAGTTGCCAGACCACGTGTGGAAACCGTTGACCGAAATAAGTCAATATTTTAGGGACCTTTGTTCATCTACTCTTCGGGTTAGCGATCTTGTACAAATGGAAGCTAATATTCCTATTATTTTATGCAAGTTAGAAAGAATTTTTCCACCTGCCTTTTTTGACATAATGGAGCATCTACCAATTCACTTGGCATATGAGGCACGTGTTTGTGGACCAGCTCAGTATAGGTAG